One Proteinivorax tanatarense DNA segment encodes these proteins:
- the thiC gene encoding phosphomethylpyrimidine synthase ThiC, with product MEFTTQMDAAKKGIVTKEMEKVAKKEKMEVEELRSLVAEGKVAIPANKNHKSLDPEAIGEGLRTKINVNLGISKDCPSIDAELEKVQTAIDMKAEAIMDLSSFGKTEEFRKRLVDMSPAMIGTVPIYDAVGFYDKELKDITAQEFLDVVEKHGKDGVDFVTIHAGINGETAEVFKRNKRITNIVSRGGSLMYAWMELNGKENPFFEHYDKLLDICEKYDITLSLGDACRPGCISDATDASQVKELMVLGELTLRAWERNVQVMIEGPGHMAINEIEANMVLEKKLCHGAPFYVLGPIVTDIAPGYDHITSAIGGAIAASHGADFLCYVTPAEHLRLPNLEDMKEGIIASKIAAHAGDIAKGVKGAKNVDNEMSRRRQKLDWKGMFELAIDPEKAQRYRAESMPEHEDSCTMCGKMCSMRNMNKVMEGKDINILREDE from the coding sequence ATGGAGTTTACCACTCAGATGGATGCGGCTAAGAAGGGTATTGTTACTAAAGAGATGGAGAAAGTAGCTAAAAAGGAAAAAATGGAAGTAGAGGAATTAAGAAGTCTTGTAGCTGAAGGAAAGGTTGCTATTCCTGCAAATAAGAACCATAAAAGCCTAGACCCAGAAGCCATAGGAGAAGGGCTAAGAACAAAGATTAACGTTAATTTAGGGATATCTAAGGATTGTCCAAGCATCGACGCGGAGTTAGAAAAAGTACAAACAGCCATAGACATGAAAGCAGAAGCTATAATGGATTTAAGTTCATTTGGTAAAACTGAGGAGTTTAGAAAAAGGCTTGTTGATATGTCTCCGGCAATGATAGGTACTGTTCCTATCTATGATGCAGTTGGATTTTATGATAAGGAATTAAAAGATATTACAGCTCAAGAGTTTTTAGATGTTGTAGAAAAGCATGGCAAAGATGGAGTAGATTTTGTAACTATACATGCAGGGATTAATGGAGAAACAGCAGAAGTTTTTAAGCGCAACAAAAGGATTACTAATATAGTGTCTCGGGGTGGATCTTTAATGTACGCTTGGATGGAATTAAACGGAAAAGAAAACCCATTTTTTGAGCACTATGATAAGCTGTTGGATATTTGTGAAAAATATGACATTACTTTAAGTTTAGGAGATGCATGTAGGCCGGGGTGTATAAGCGATGCTACCGACGCCAGTCAAGTAAAAGAGCTTATGGTGCTAGGAGAGTTAACGCTAAGAGCTTGGGAACGTAATGTACAGGTGATGATAGAAGGACCGGGGCATATGGCGATAAATGAAATAGAAGCTAATATGGTGCTGGAAAAGAAGTTGTGCCACGGTGCGCCCTTTTATGTGTTGGGTCCAATAGTGACAGATATAGCTCCAGGCTATGATCATATAACAAGTGCTATCGGAGGTGCTATTGCAGCTAGCCACGGTGCAGATTTTTTATGTTATGTAACCCCAGCTGAACATCTAAGACTTCCTAATCTAGAGGATATGAAAGAAGGGATTATAGCTTCTAAAATTGCAGCTCATGCTGGAGATATTGCAAAAGGAGTTAAAGGAGCAAAAAATGTAGATAATGAGATGAGCCGTCGCCGTCAAAAACTAGATTGGAAGGGGATGTTTGAGTTAGCTATAGATCCAGAAAAAGCACAGAGGTATAGAGCAGAATCAATGCCTGAGCACGAGGATAGCTGCACCATGTGCGGAAAGATGTGCTCAATGCGCAACATGAACAAGGTTATGGAAGGTAAAGACATAAATATATTAAGAGAAGATGAGTAA
- the thiH gene encoding 2-iminoacetate synthase ThiH, translating into MSFADVLEKYNDFDYNTYFSSVTKNDILKVLKKSKLDVNDYLVLLSPAASECLEEMAQRANRLTIQHFGKTVLLYTPMYLSNFCVNKCLYCSFNTEHNISRRKLNKSEIKKEAEAISKTGIKHILVLTGESRQETPVSYILDAVKILNKYFHSISIEIYPLTGEEYRQMIDAGVDGLTIYQEVYDEGTYKKVHVKGPKKDYQFRLKAPERACEQKIRTVNIGALLGLAHWRKEAFKTGLHASYLQETYPDVEVSISLPRIRPHVGSYDNIYDVKDKELVQILLAFKNFIPYGGVTISTREEQAFRDKLVPLGVTKMSAGVMTSVGGHSAKKEETSQFQIGDIRSVDEIKEAIFAIGYQPILKDWLKL; encoded by the coding sequence ATGTCCTTTGCTGATGTGCTAGAAAAATACAATGATTTTGATTACAATACTTATTTCTCTTCTGTGACTAAAAATGATATTTTAAAGGTACTTAAAAAAAGCAAACTTGATGTAAACGATTATCTTGTTCTACTTTCACCAGCAGCCAGTGAGTGTTTAGAGGAGATGGCTCAGAGAGCTAATAGACTAACCATTCAACATTTTGGTAAAACTGTTTTATTGTATACGCCGATGTATCTATCTAATTTTTGTGTTAATAAATGTCTTTATTGTTCCTTTAACACAGAGCATAATATAAGTCGTAGAAAACTTAATAAGAGTGAAATAAAAAAAGAAGCTGAGGCTATATCTAAAACGGGCATTAAACACATACTTGTACTTACGGGGGAATCTAGGCAGGAAACTCCAGTTTCATATATTTTAGATGCTGTAAAAATACTTAATAAATATTTTCATTCAATATCTATAGAAATTTATCCGCTGACTGGAGAAGAGTATAGGCAAATGATTGATGCTGGGGTTGATGGACTTACTATCTACCAAGAAGTTTATGATGAAGGTACTTATAAAAAAGTACATGTTAAAGGGCCTAAAAAAGATTACCAATTTAGACTTAAAGCGCCTGAGCGTGCATGTGAGCAGAAAATTAGAACAGTTAATATAGGGGCGCTTTTAGGCCTTGCCCATTGGAGGAAAGAAGCTTTTAAAACCGGGTTACATGCAAGTTATTTACAAGAAACATACCCAGATGTTGAAGTAAGTATTTCCCTTCCAAGAATACGACCCCATGTGGGTAGTTACGATAATATTTATGATGTAAAAGATAAGGAGTTAGTTCAAATTCTTTTGGCGTTTAAAAACTTTATTCCTTATGGTGGAGTTACTATATCTACAAGAGAAGAGCAAGCTTTTAGGGATAAACTGGTTCCGTTAGGGGTTACTAAAATGTCAGCCGGAGTTATGACCTCTGTTGGTGGACATAGTGCTAAAAAAGAAGAAACCAGCCAATTTCAAATTGGAGATATCCGCAGTGTGGATGAAATAAAGGAAGCTATTTTTGCTATCGGTTATCAGCCAATTTTAAAAGATTGGTTAAAATTATAA
- a CDS encoding thiazole synthase: MDQFVLAGTTFSSRLFVGTGKFANHKLMGEAIKSSNSEMVTMALRRVDMDNRETDILEHIPKRCTLLPNTSGARNAQEAVRIANLARATGCGDWIKIEVISDQKYLLPDNYETIKATEVLVGEGFKVLPYMSPDLMAAKAMEEAGAAAVMPLGAPIGTNRGLKTRELIEILIDEINVPIIVDAGIGKPSQAAEAMEMGAEAVLVNTAISSASDPVKMAQAFDLAVKAGRSAYVAKAGVEAKVAEASSPLTGFLNEDDK, encoded by the coding sequence ATGGACCAATTTGTATTAGCTGGAACAACATTTAGCAGCAGGTTGTTTGTAGGCACAGGGAAGTTTGCCAACCATAAACTTATGGGCGAGGCTATCAAAAGTTCAAATAGTGAAATGGTTACTATGGCATTACGAAGAGTTGATATGGATAACAGAGAAACAGATATTTTAGAACATATACCTAAAAGATGCACCTTGCTTCCAAACACATCAGGTGCTAGAAATGCCCAGGAAGCAGTTCGTATTGCAAATTTAGCCAGAGCAACAGGTTGCGGTGATTGGATAAAGATAGAGGTTATATCAGACCAAAAATATCTACTTCCTGATAATTACGAGACTATCAAGGCAACGGAAGTTTTAGTTGGTGAAGGATTTAAAGTTTTACCTTACATGAGTCCTGATTTGATGGCTGCAAAGGCCATGGAAGAAGCTGGAGCGGCAGCGGTTATGCCTCTTGGAGCACCAATTGGCACAAACCGTGGCCTTAAAACGAGAGAACTCATAGAAATATTGATTGACGAGATTAACGTTCCTATAATCGTTGATGCGGGTATTGGGAAACCATCCCAAGCAGCTGAAGCAATGGAGATGGGAGCAGAGGCAGTACTGGTAAATACCGCAATTTCCTCAGCTTCTGATCCTGTAAAAATGGCACAAGCTTTTGATTTAGCCGTAAAGGCGGGAAGAAGTGCTTATGTAGCAAAGGCGGGAGTAGAAGCAAAGGTTGCTGAGGCATCGTCTCCCTTAACGGGTTTTTTAAATGAGGATGATAAATAA
- the thiF gene encoding sulfur carrier protein ThiS adenylyltransferase ThiF has product MRVYVNEQLMTVSQGETAFGIRDKTKKDADIVVLNGFIIKKNQQLKDNDEVILIKKGQILEKEELEALLVARHTPGVHKKVKKSTVGIAGLGGLGSNIALSLARTGVGKLILVDFDVVEPSNLNRQHYFVKHIGMYKTDALKDLLSQVNPFVEVETKQVYLDESNITEVFKGVDIVVEAFDNPVSKAELVNTTLSKLYPKPIVAASGMAGYYSSNLIETKKIRENFYLVGDGENEAKEGSGLMAPRVAITANHQANMVLRLILGKEDV; this is encoded by the coding sequence ATGCGAGTATATGTTAATGAACAGCTTATGACTGTATCTCAAGGTGAAACTGCTTTTGGGATTAGAGATAAAACAAAAAAAGATGCGGATATAGTTGTTTTGAATGGTTTTATTATAAAGAAAAATCAGCAGTTAAAAGACAATGATGAAGTAATTTTAATAAAAAAGGGTCAAATCCTTGAAAAAGAGGAGCTAGAAGCACTGTTAGTTGCCAGGCATACACCCGGCGTTCATAAAAAGGTTAAAAAATCCACTGTAGGTATTGCTGGACTTGGTGGACTAGGATCAAATATTGCTTTGTCCTTGGCTAGAACAGGAGTTGGCAAACTAATACTTGTGGACTTTGACGTAGTAGAGCCTAGTAATTTAAACCGTCAACACTATTTTGTAAAGCATATAGGGATGTACAAAACTGATGCATTGAAAGATTTGTTGTCACAAGTTAATCCTTTTGTAGAAGTGGAAACAAAACAGGTTTATTTAGATGAGAGTAACATAACAGAAGTTTTTAAAGGAGTTGATATTGTTGTAGAAGCTTTTGATAATCCTGTCAGTAAGGCAGAGCTTGTTAACACGACGTTATCAAAACTATACCCAAAACCCATAGTGGCAGCTTCTGGTATGGCAGGTTACTATTCAAGTAATTTAATAGAAACTAAAAAGATTAGGGAGAATTTTTATTTAGTTGGTGATGGAGAAAATGAAGCTAAAGAGGGTTCAGGCCTAATGGCACCTAGAGTAGCTATAACAGCAAATCATCAGGCTAATATGGTACTGAGGTTGATTTTAGGCAAAGAAGACGTTTAA
- the thiS gene encoding sulfur carrier protein ThiS, whose protein sequence is MVVVNGKEMEMAGITVTEMLDKLNFDHTKVVVEINQQIIDKRNYHSIVLDEKDKIEIVGFVGGG, encoded by the coding sequence ATGGTAGTGGTTAACGGTAAGGAAATGGAGATGGCAGGAATAACTGTAACAGAGATGCTTGATAAGTTAAACTTTGACCATACAAAGGTGGTGGTTGAAATTAACCAACAGATAATTGACAAACGAAATTACCACAGCATAGTGTTAGATGAAAAAGATAAAATTGAGATAGTAGGATTTGTGGGAGGCGGTTAA
- a CDS encoding anthrax toxin lethal factor-related metalloendopeptidase, translating into MSDEKLNNSNRTSRSNRTKPKKSLKRKLTLLVVSFLSFLLIITGIFSSILLFGYEGRSNIYYPDGSIKFKGDIDSGLPNGKGVLYSEHGQVIAEGQFKDGKLHEYGTLYKNGYTLYTGDFKYGLPHGFGSSYYKEQKLKYEGEWEKGHKNGQGKLFDADNNLIFNGEFKDNKFNGNGKYYYNEQLIYKGQWKDHARHGQGKEFDKNDLIYDGQWSNNYYSGHGKFFADEKVVYKGVWDYGLPNGEGKLYNPKSEKVFTGTWVDGKVTYGQFFYDEKEVVTALNNVIVDNVHRHIMMLQLYEYTLFDLFNTTTKQFESCFLELNNLSSVIEPASEDILFKSLMYKYIEVPQGSYNKQLLTNIIKEIENIPLPILEDLVAAGVTHRFIYGHIAYQPEFDWDDKTNAGTLREANPVGLASYKHNLLITRLDISNPFITTLHEIGHAVDHYLLYRTSEKDEFKNIFSKEATTIFNHSWYDLTHFTDNSDEYFAEGFASYYISEDRAAGYTPTIKEIEEYAPKTYDFFEKHLDGHQANMNKFTPEMAATVDRSTHEIKHIKDNSYTYHVYSLNQESIQISAPKSYHDVAFTILKEGITFRPLKAENSIYLLMDRQGSFFINTNKVNSKNDVSALPEDKIPTIKIERNTIFEQLKGGYKNFTKGLNDF; encoded by the coding sequence ATGAGTGACGAAAAATTAAATAATAGTAACAGAACGTCACGTAGTAACAGAACTAAACCCAAAAAATCTTTAAAAAGAAAACTCACTTTATTAGTGGTCAGTTTCCTTTCATTTCTACTAATAATAACCGGTATTTTTTCTAGCATTCTTTTATTTGGGTATGAAGGCAGGAGCAATATATACTACCCCGACGGCTCAATTAAGTTCAAAGGTGATATAGATAGTGGTTTGCCTAATGGCAAAGGAGTTCTGTACTCTGAACATGGGCAAGTTATTGCCGAAGGACAATTCAAAGACGGCAAACTACATGAATACGGAACTTTATATAAAAATGGTTATACCTTATATACTGGAGATTTTAAATATGGACTCCCTCACGGCTTCGGCAGTAGTTATTATAAGGAGCAGAAGTTAAAATATGAAGGTGAATGGGAAAAAGGCCATAAAAATGGGCAAGGAAAACTTTTTGATGCCGATAATAACCTCATATTTAATGGTGAATTTAAAGACAACAAGTTTAATGGCAACGGTAAATACTATTATAATGAGCAATTAATTTATAAAGGGCAGTGGAAAGACCATGCACGTCATGGTCAAGGAAAGGAATTCGATAAAAATGACCTAATTTATGATGGTCAATGGTCAAACAATTATTATAGCGGCCACGGCAAGTTCTTTGCAGATGAAAAAGTAGTCTATAAAGGAGTTTGGGACTATGGACTTCCCAATGGAGAAGGGAAACTATATAATCCCAAGTCTGAAAAGGTGTTTACTGGAACATGGGTTGATGGAAAAGTAACTTATGGACAATTTTTTTACGACGAAAAAGAAGTTGTCACTGCATTAAATAATGTAATTGTAGACAATGTTCACCGCCATATAATGATGCTTCAACTTTATGAGTATACTTTATTTGATTTATTTAACACTACCACTAAACAGTTTGAAAGTTGTTTTTTAGAACTAAATAATCTATCCTCTGTTATAGAACCTGCAAGCGAAGATATTTTGTTTAAATCGCTGATGTATAAATATATTGAAGTTCCTCAAGGCTCTTATAACAAACAATTATTAACTAACATCATTAAAGAAATTGAAAACATACCATTACCTATACTAGAAGACCTTGTAGCTGCCGGAGTCACTCATCGATTTATATACGGACATATTGCATATCAACCAGAGTTTGATTGGGATGACAAAACAAATGCTGGAACATTAAGAGAAGCTAATCCAGTAGGACTTGCTAGCTATAAACATAACCTGTTAATCACTAGACTTGATATAAGCAATCCTTTTATAACAACTTTACATGAAATTGGACATGCTGTGGACCACTACCTTTTATATAGAACTTCTGAAAAAGATGAGTTTAAGAATATCTTTTCTAAAGAGGCAACAACAATCTTTAACCACTCCTGGTATGATTTAACTCATTTCACTGATAACTCCGACGAGTATTTTGCCGAAGGATTTGCAAGTTATTATATTAGTGAAGATAGGGCAGCTGGCTATACGCCGACTATCAAAGAAATAGAGGAATATGCACCAAAAACTTATGATTTTTTCGAAAAACATCTAGACGGTCATCAAGCAAATATGAATAAGTTTACTCCCGAAATGGCCGCAACTGTCGACCGAAGCACTCATGAAATTAAACATATCAAAGATAATAGTTATACATACCATGTTTATTCTTTAAACCAAGAATCTATCCAAATATCAGCTCCTAAAAGTTATCATGATGTTGCCTTTACTATTTTAAAAGAGGGCATTACTTTTAGGCCACTAAAGGCCGAAAATTCTATTTATCTGCTTATGGATAGACAGGGAAGTTTTTTTATAAACACAAATAAAGTAAATTCAAAAAATGACGTTTCAGCACTTCCTGAAGATAAAATCCCCACCATTAAAATTGAAAGGAATACAATTTTTGAGCAACTTAAAGGTGGATATAAAAATTTTACAAAAGGTTTAAATGATTTTTAA
- a CDS encoding EAL and HDOD domain-containing protein, with translation MDVYLARQPIFTRKLDIFGYELLYRRSLNNFYEGDDDTKATAELINNAFLVMKFNELTEGSYGFINFSQEMLEREIPLLLDKDKIIVEVLERVDVTERVLLACKKLKKEGYIIALDDFVLKEENKPLIEIADIIKMDFLASSKEHQQQVIDRYGKKVKFLAEKVETRENFQRALSMGYQYFQGYFFSKPAIKTGTEIDGLDCNLLRILNELERKEPDYQRITNIIETDLGLSYKLLKLANSVFYGSRFEIKTIKQALVRMGTGEIKKWIYLLMLKRVKGIENKELIKISLVRAKIMEYISEEYGNKYNHLDFFMTGLFSCIDVLLKRKMEDILQDLLLNDDVKKALIGDNNQLKHGLDLVKDFEQGNWSKLEGNTIFNNIPPQRFMGKYIEALQWIKELEYLAI, from the coding sequence ATGGATGTATATCTGGCGAGGCAACCAATCTTTACTAGAAAATTAGATATTTTTGGATATGAGCTATTGTATCGTAGAAGTTTAAACAATTTCTATGAAGGAGATGATGATACCAAAGCTACGGCTGAGCTTATAAACAATGCTTTTTTGGTTATGAAGTTTAATGAACTTACAGAAGGAAGCTATGGGTTTATTAATTTTTCTCAAGAAATGCTAGAGCGGGAAATACCACTGCTTTTAGATAAAGATAAAATTATTGTAGAAGTGCTAGAAAGGGTAGATGTGACAGAACGGGTACTTTTGGCATGTAAAAAGTTGAAAAAAGAAGGATATATAATAGCCTTAGATGACTTCGTTTTAAAAGAAGAGAACAAACCTTTAATAGAGATAGCAGATATAATTAAGATGGACTTTTTGGCAAGTAGCAAAGAACATCAGCAGCAAGTAATTGATAGATATGGCAAAAAGGTAAAGTTTTTAGCTGAGAAAGTTGAGACAAGGGAGAATTTTCAGCGAGCATTGTCCATGGGATATCAGTATTTTCAAGGATATTTTTTTAGTAAGCCTGCCATAAAGACAGGTACTGAAATTGATGGGCTGGATTGTAATTTGCTCCGAATATTAAATGAACTTGAGCGCAAAGAGCCAGACTATCAGAGGATTACCAACATAATAGAAACGGATTTAGGATTATCCTATAAATTATTAAAACTAGCTAACTCTGTGTTTTATGGTTCGAGGTTTGAAATTAAGACAATTAAACAGGCTTTGGTTAGAATGGGAACTGGAGAAATCAAAAAATGGATCTATCTTTTGATGCTTAAAAGAGTTAAAGGGATAGAAAATAAAGAACTAATAAAAATCAGCTTGGTACGGGCTAAAATAATGGAATATATTTCCGAAGAGTATGGAAATAAGTATAATCATCTGGATTTTTTTATGACAGGATTATTTTCTTGTATAGATGTTCTGTTAAAGAGAAAAATGGAAGATATATTACAAGATCTATTGTTAAATGATGATGTTAAAAAAGCCTTAATTGGAGATAACAACCAACTAAAGCATGGGTTAGATTTAGTAAAAGACTTTGAACAGGGAAATTGGAGTAAATTAGAGGGAAACACCATTTTTAACAATATACCACCACAAAGATTTATGGGGAAATATATAGAAGCACTACAATGGATTAAAGAGTTAGAATATCTTGCTATATAG
- a CDS encoding S8 family peptidase has protein sequence MLKRLSVMVIVIMIVTTFTGAALANEDEQELYSSIEGEMIVTISGQSGFRAQNSQNEFSKHVKAIEKSGFRVKDSLFGEKNEKDISIQNFADDKVEQLTKSMGFVYLVDYSEHFDSITEASKALEKQLVDQGIDVEYIEPNYKLYTLGNPHDDMHPNQQWHYEMINAPQTWSNLTVGSQDVTVAILDTGIDYNHQSLENLVDTSLGINYTTSNENDFMDRQGHGTHVAGTVASYNGVTGVAYNVTLVPVKVLGDDGSGSLYDIINGVIYATDIGADIINMSLGGGLYSPSMNNACEAAAEAGTIPIAASGNDGRASISYPANYDSVMAVGSVDSNGSRSSFSNYGDGLDIVAPGRNIYSTTPNNGYNTFTGTSMAAPHVAGVASLIRSVDSELSTDEVINIINSTAQEAGSFYQYGHGIVDTYAAVSQANGDSDPDPDPDPDPEVDVIGHEVRNTQTWTETSGWWWWTVTEYHISADVYILLSDGTEYYHGQVSDYSSQGYPTIEKTVTGEAVADSTDELIPYTIDIIVEK, from the coding sequence ATGTTGAAAAGATTATCGGTTATGGTAATTGTGATTATGATAGTTACTACATTTACTGGTGCTGCTTTAGCTAACGAAGATGAACAAGAATTATATTCCTCAATTGAGGGAGAAATGATTGTTACCATCTCTGGGCAGAGTGGTTTTAGGGCTCAGAATTCGCAAAATGAGTTTTCAAAACATGTAAAGGCAATCGAAAAAAGTGGTTTTAGAGTAAAAGATTCTCTTTTTGGAGAGAAGAATGAAAAAGATATTAGCATTCAAAATTTTGCCGATGATAAAGTGGAACAACTAACTAAATCAATGGGCTTTGTATATTTGGTTGATTATAGTGAACATTTCGACTCAATAACAGAAGCATCTAAAGCTTTAGAAAAACAGCTTGTTGACCAAGGGATAGATGTAGAATATATAGAACCTAATTATAAGCTATATACACTTGGAAATCCACATGATGACATGCATCCTAATCAACAATGGCATTATGAAATGATTAACGCTCCTCAAACATGGAGTAATCTAACGGTTGGTTCCCAAGATGTGACAGTGGCCATACTTGATACAGGTATAGATTATAATCATCAAAGTTTAGAAAACCTTGTAGATACAAGCTTAGGCATAAATTATACAACTAGCAACGAAAATGACTTTATGGATAGACAAGGTCATGGAACACATGTTGCAGGAACTGTGGCAAGCTACAACGGTGTTACAGGAGTAGCTTACAATGTAACATTAGTACCAGTAAAAGTGTTAGGAGATGATGGTAGTGGCTCTCTTTATGACATAATAAATGGTGTTATATACGCCACAGATATTGGAGCAGACATAATAAATATGTCTTTAGGTGGAGGACTCTACTCTCCAAGTATGAATAATGCCTGTGAAGCGGCCGCTGAAGCTGGGACTATACCTATAGCTGCTAGCGGGAACGATGGAAGAGCAAGTATTTCTTATCCTGCAAATTATGATTCTGTAATGGCTGTGGGTTCAGTTGATTCTAACGGAAGTAGATCTAGTTTTTCAAATTATGGAGATGGTCTTGATATAGTTGCCCCTGGCAGAAACATATATAGTACTACTCCAAATAACGGATATAATACTTTTACTGGGACATCAATGGCAGCTCCTCATGTAGCAGGAGTAGCAAGTTTAATACGGTCAGTAGATTCTGAACTTTCAACAGATGAAGTTATAAACATAATAAATAGTACAGCCCAAGAAGCAGGGTCATTTTATCAATATGGACATGGTATTGTAGACACTTATGCAGCTGTTTCTCAGGCCAATGGAGACTCAGATCCTGACCCAGACCCTGACCCAGATCCTGAAGTTGATGTTATAGGCCATGAAGTTCGAAATACCCAAACATGGACTGAAACAAGTGGTTGGTGGTGGTGGACTGTTACAGAGTATCATATAAGCGCTGATGTATATATACTATTAAGTGATGGGACAGAATATTATCATGGACAAGTTTCCGATTATAGTAGCCAAGGCTACCCCACAATAGAAAAAACAGTAACTGGTGAAGCAGTAGCTGATTCAACAGATGAGTTAATACCTTATACTATAGATATTATTGTAGAAAAATAA
- a CDS encoding helix-turn-helix domain-containing protein — translation MFVKYELDGFGEELRRIRKNIGYNQLDVEQIVAISADTIRRIEAGQVIPRYETLELLSLVYKQDLLDVLKSYRCEKLLYEYHDDLDYAITSGNKEKIKELQNQIETNITSIDHTNILNPKEIDQFLAFIKALKVHITGQLVEVQIAKVDLINNLRLTIPSFDLKKFDSYNYCYIEYRILLLISLLIVKEEKFSFSNKILYFILYELLNDKFKTQYIDSLIAKVYSNIAYNFHRLDEHPQVIKICIKGINYCLKNDVFRPLYLLYYRQGIAQYHLGVENYVTSVENAFYLLKSTGNNELLKKYIEVSKEKYGIIIPNFLS, via the coding sequence ATGTTTGTTAAGTATGAGTTGGATGGTTTTGGAGAAGAGTTAAGGCGAATTAGAAAAAATATAGGTTATAATCAACTTGATGTAGAACAAATTGTCGCCATTAGCGCTGACACAATAAGGCGGATTGAAGCAGGGCAAGTCATCCCACGGTATGAAACGCTAGAACTACTGTCTTTAGTTTATAAACAGGACCTGTTGGATGTGCTTAAAAGTTATAGGTGCGAAAAGCTGCTATACGAATACCATGATGATTTAGACTATGCGATTACTTCAGGTAACAAAGAGAAAATTAAAGAGCTACAAAACCAGATTGAAACAAACATAACATCGATTGACCATACCAATATTTTAAACCCTAAAGAAATTGACCAATTTTTAGCTTTTATAAAAGCGCTCAAAGTCCACATCACTGGACAGCTAGTAGAAGTCCAAATAGCCAAAGTTGATTTAATAAATAATCTTAGGTTAACAATCCCTAGTTTTGATTTGAAAAAGTTTGACAGCTATAATTACTGCTATATTGAGTATAGAATTTTGCTTTTAATAAGCTTACTTATTGTTAAAGAAGAAAAGTTTTCTTTTAGTAATAAAATTTTATATTTTATACTATATGAACTGCTAAACGATAAATTTAAAACCCAATATATTGACTCTTTAATAGCAAAAGTGTACTCCAATATTGCCTACAATTTTCATAGGTTAGATGAACACCCACAAGTTATTAAGATCTGTATTAAAGGTATTAACTATTGCTTAAAAAACGATGTTTTTAGACCTCTTTACCTTCTTTATTATCGGCAAGGAATAGCTCAATATCATTTAGGTGTAGAAAATTATGTTACTTCGGTAGAAAATGCATTTTACCTTTTAAAATCCACAGGTAATAATGAATTACTAAAAAAGTATATCGAAGTTTCTAAAGAAAAATATGGCATTATTATTCCAAATTTTTTAAGCTAA